One genomic segment of Acidobacteriota bacterium includes these proteins:
- a CDS encoding cohesin domain-containing protein, which yields MGRPSRQWIRLAAVIALLFMLSGCAAKKAYEQAERDQRRENLDAAVLGYSKAVAMDPGNTRYTVALGRAKLLSSSQHFLKGQRFHNAGQLELAIAEYQQTLLLNPGNEHASNELNRAIKEFRISKSGPSEIEELKARAARRSLGPPELDPTSNIPILMNFKETEARKIFEAVGKVAGINFIFDEKVDDDKPLTLDIGNVSFAKALNILMLRTKNDYKVIDEHTLLIYPDSRQKRQEYEDQVIRTFFLSNADPKTVTTLLRSLLQSRQIAENTDLNSITIKDTPSKVAIAERIINANDKSKGEVIIDVELLEINRTVAKTLGIDLSSKTFSLSFGDGQQSLPVNQLDQLGKAANWTVGVIPSVVLNFLKSDSETKTVAKPQLRVAEGEQAEILIGDRVPIPSTSFNTSQTVGGNIVPITSFTYQNVGITVQIEPRVHHNKEVTLKVQVEISQISSFVETGPGQSQPIIGTRQIQSVLRLRDGETNVIAGLIQTTDQDTLSGVPGLIDIPGIRRIFSNSSQQSTETDIIMTLTPRIVRIPDITEEDLMTLWVGTEDKTVLRGPAVGAGGVGPFGAAEDAGDLPFTGNGDAGSGVASNPNAGDDDADDPRGLDRSGDDNNAADGTDDTTGNDDGEAERSRRRNGNDDDADTEPDDPADDPPQTVAVVNLVPSAQTIGVGSTLVVQVNVGNASNVGSIPFHLSYNPEVMRFVSAAEGPMMRSDGANTVFLARDSGTAVIVGLSRLGAPQGASGTGTLGTFQFQAIAPGNAGFGFLGASVTDPQAQPLPAAFNVIPVEVQ from the coding sequence GTGGGACGACCATCCAGACAATGGATTCGATTGGCGGCGGTCATTGCGCTGTTGTTCATGCTCTCGGGCTGTGCAGCCAAGAAGGCATACGAACAGGCGGAACGTGACCAGCGCCGAGAGAACCTCGATGCGGCGGTACTGGGTTACAGCAAGGCGGTCGCCATGGACCCGGGAAACACCCGTTACACGGTGGCCCTGGGTCGGGCCAAGCTGCTGTCATCGAGCCAGCACTTCCTCAAGGGACAACGGTTCCACAACGCCGGACAGCTGGAGTTGGCCATTGCCGAGTACCAGCAGACACTCCTGCTGAATCCCGGTAACGAGCATGCCAGCAACGAGCTGAATCGGGCGATCAAGGAGTTTCGGATTTCGAAGTCCGGCCCCTCGGAGATCGAAGAGCTGAAGGCCCGCGCGGCACGCCGGAGTCTGGGTCCACCGGAGTTGGATCCGACGTCCAATATCCCGATCCTGATGAACTTCAAGGAGACCGAGGCGCGCAAGATCTTCGAGGCCGTCGGAAAGGTCGCCGGAATCAATTTCATCTTCGACGAGAAGGTCGACGACGACAAGCCACTGACTCTCGATATCGGCAACGTCAGTTTCGCCAAGGCGCTCAACATTCTGATGTTGCGCACGAAGAACGACTACAAGGTGATCGACGAGCACACGCTGTTGATCTACCCCGACTCTCGTCAGAAGCGTCAGGAGTACGAGGACCAGGTGATTCGCACCTTCTTCCTCAGTAACGCAGACCCGAAGACCGTGACAACGCTGCTGCGATCGCTTCTTCAATCCCGACAGATCGCGGAGAACACGGACCTGAACTCCATCACGATCAAGGACACGCCATCCAAGGTGGCCATCGCCGAACGGATCATCAACGCCAACGACAAGTCCAAGGGCGAGGTGATCATCGATGTGGAGCTGCTCGAGATCAATCGCACCGTGGCCAAGACCCTCGGCATCGATCTCTCGTCCAAGACGTTCTCTCTCAGCTTCGGCGATGGGCAGCAGTCGTTACCCGTGAATCAGCTGGACCAGCTTGGCAAGGCCGCCAACTGGACGGTCGGTGTGATCCCGAGCGTCGTGCTCAACTTCCTCAAGAGCGATTCGGAGACCAAGACGGTCGCCAAGCCGCAGCTCCGCGTGGCGGAAGGCGAGCAGGCCGAGATCCTCATCGGCGACCGCGTGCCGATCCCCTCGACCTCGTTCAACACGTCCCAGACCGTCGGTGGCAACATCGTCCCGATCACGTCGTTCACCTATCAGAACGTCGGTATCACCGTGCAGATCGAGCCCCGGGTCCATCACAACAAGGAAGTAACCCTCAAGGTCCAGGTCGAGATCTCGCAGATCAGTTCGTTCGTCGAGACCGGTCCGGGCCAGAGTCAACCGATCATCGGCACCCGTCAGATCCAGTCGGTCTTGCGGCTGCGGGATGGCGAGACCAACGTCATCGCCGGCCTGATCCAGACGACCGACCAGGACACGCTGTCCGGTGTGCCGGGGTTGATCGACATTCCCGGGATCCGACGGATCTTCAGCAACAGCAGTCAACAGTCGACCGAGACCGACATCATCATGACCCTGACACCGCGGATCGTCCGCATCCCGGATATCACCGAAGAGGATCTGATGACCCTCTGGGTCGGCACCGAGGATAAGACGGTCCTCCGTGGTCCGGCAGTCGGTGCCGGGGGTGTGGGGCCGTTCGGCGCCGCCGAGGACGCGGGAGACCTACCGTTCACCGGTAACGGGGACGCCGGCAGCGGTGTGGCGAGCAACCCCAACGCAGGCGACGACGACGCCGATGATCCGCGCGGCCTGGACCGCTCCGGGGACGACAACAACGCGGCGGACGGTACCGATGACACGACGGGGAATGACGACGGCGAAGCCGAGCGCTCCCGGCGTCGCAACGGTAACGACGATGACGCCGATACCGAGCCCGATGACCCGGCCGACGACCCACCGCAAACCGTCGCGGTGGTCAACCTGGTGCCGAGCGCCCAGACGATCGGCGTCGGATCGACCCTCGTGGTGCAGGTCAACGTGGGCAACGCCAGCAACGTGGGCTCGATCCCGTTCCATCTCTCCTACAACCCGGAGGTGATGCGCTTCGTTTCGGCGGCCGAGGGGCCGATGATGCGCTCCGACGGGGCCAACACGGTCTTCCTGGCACGAGACTCGGGGACGGCGGTGATCGTCGGTCTCTCGAGACTCGGCGCGCCCCAGGGTGCCTCGGGAACGGGCACTCTCGGGACCTTCCAGTTCCAGGCGATCGCACCGGGGAACGCCGGCTTTGGTTTCCTGGGCGCCAGCGTGACCGATCCTCAGGCCCAGCCGTTGCCGGCGGCGTTTAACGTAATTCCGGTCGAGGTTCAGTAG
- a CDS encoding insulinase family protein, translating to MIRRKKFASGLTLLTESIPHVRSVCVGVWLRRGSRHEAARVNGISHFIEHLVFKGTRNRSARDIALQMDSVGGQMDAFTSKEYTCFYAKVLDEHLDVAVNLLADIVQNPLFDADEVERERKVVLEEIQMVDDTPDDLIYDLFASHFYPGHVLGRPIQGTAESVGGLTRRQLMSFFRNAYRPENMLIVATGDVDHGRLSRKIGRAFGNLERGSRGLRHQALPRPHGGLVTRSRKELAQLHLLMGLPAFPDRGTRRYPLYVFNTLLGGTMSSRLFQRIREERGLVYSVYSAVNGFVDAGFLAIYAATSPQKGPEVLEVVQEELRDLRDNGPTAEELRVAKEHLKGSLMLSLESTSSRMSNVARQEIYYGRQFTMEETLAGVESVDRDQVQDIARHIVADREMSVAAVGKIGSIKRLSGALKL from the coding sequence ATGATTCGCAGGAAAAAGTTCGCCAGCGGCCTGACCCTGTTGACGGAGAGCATCCCCCACGTGCGCTCGGTCTGTGTCGGGGTGTGGCTCCGTCGCGGCAGCCGCCACGAGGCGGCACGGGTCAACGGGATCTCCCACTTCATCGAGCATCTGGTCTTCAAGGGCACGCGCAATCGCTCGGCCCGTGACATCGCGTTGCAGATGGACTCGGTGGGTGGGCAGATGGACGCCTTCACCTCCAAGGAATACACCTGTTTCTACGCCAAGGTGTTGGACGAGCATCTCGACGTGGCCGTCAACCTGCTGGCGGACATCGTCCAGAACCCGCTCTTCGACGCCGATGAGGTCGAGCGGGAACGGAAGGTCGTCCTGGAAGAGATCCAGATGGTCGACGACACCCCCGACGACCTGATCTACGACCTGTTCGCCTCCCATTTCTATCCGGGGCATGTGCTGGGTCGCCCGATCCAGGGAACCGCCGAGTCGGTCGGCGGCCTGACGCGGCGTCAGTTGATGTCGTTCTTCCGCAATGCCTATCGCCCCGAGAACATGCTGATCGTCGCCACCGGAGATGTCGATCACGGACGTCTCTCCCGCAAGATCGGTCGGGCCTTCGGCAATCTCGAGAGGGGCAGTCGCGGGCTCCGTCACCAGGCCTTGCCACGACCCCACGGGGGACTGGTGACACGGTCGCGGAAAGAGCTGGCCCAACTCCATCTGCTGATGGGGTTACCGGCGTTTCCCGATCGGGGGACACGACGCTATCCGCTCTACGTCTTCAACACGTTGCTGGGGGGGACCATGTCCTCGCGGCTATTCCAGCGGATCCGCGAAGAACGGGGCCTGGTCTACAGCGTCTACTCCGCCGTAAACGGTTTCGTCGATGCGGGCTTCCTGGCGATCTACGCCGCCACCAGCCCGCAAAAGGGACCGGAGGTGCTGGAGGTCGTGCAGGAGGAACTGCGAGACCTCCGCGACAACGGGCCCACCGCCGAGGAACTGAGGGTGGCCAAGGAGCATCTCAAGGGATCGCTGATGCTCTCCCTGGAGTCCACCTCCAGTCGGATGTCCAACGTCGCCCGGCAAGAGATCTACTACGGACGTCAGTTCACGATGGAAGAGACGCTGGCCGGCGTAGAGTCGGTCGATCGGGATCAGGTTCAGGATATCGCTCGTCACATTGTTGCCGACCGCGAGATGAGTGTCGCGGCGGTCGGCAAGATCGGCAGCATCAAACGACTTTCGGGGGCCTTGAAACTATGA
- a CDS encoding PKD domain-containing protein, producing MIRETSKRTLQTVGLLLLMFSASWALLSCNSDGVLAPATAQFTVTASPSEIVIDETAGESEGTSTITVLVLNEGGFPLEDIKITFSTTAGVLASAGATGSPPTEILTDDNGLAVDVLTMTSSDPAAATVTASSAAASQPVMITKTIFESTDPFAVIDVSPDSPAVRGTLVLFDGRDSDDSDGDPITCYQWEIDSTNNTNDEIVQGVSTFSRTYNTDQNLSVILRVSDDPAATAVCPPNSSPADPALFSLDIDAIAYQIVCDPTGPSAAAGTDQIITLSGGSASVVLDASGSSDPDSGIASYSWNCGNGDPTIQSPVATCTYTNSLTYTATVTVTNGCGQPSTDTVRVTVTNP from the coding sequence ATGATTCGCGAAACAAGTAAACGAACGTTACAAACCGTTGGTCTGTTACTCCTTATGTTCAGCGCGTCGTGGGCGCTGCTGTCTTGCAATAGTGACGGAGTCCTGGCGCCGGCGACAGCCCAGTTCACCGTCACGGCCTCACCGTCCGAGATCGTCATCGACGAGACCGCCGGCGAGTCCGAGGGCACATCGACGATCACCGTCCTGGTGCTCAACGAGGGTGGCTTCCCACTGGAGGACATCAAGATCACGTTCTCGACGACCGCCGGCGTTCTCGCCTCGGCCGGCGCTACGGGATCGCCGCCGACGGAGATCCTGACCGACGACAACGGGCTGGCGGTCGATGTCCTCACGATGACCAGCAGCGACCCGGCCGCGGCGACCGTCACGGCCAGCTCGGCGGCGGCGTCCCAGCCGGTCATGATCACGAAGACGATCTTCGAGTCCACTGACCCGTTCGCCGTGATCGACGTCAGCCCGGACAGCCCGGCGGTTCGTGGAACCCTGGTTCTGTTCGACGGCCGTGACTCCGACGACTCCGACGGCGACCCGATCACCTGCTACCAGTGGGAGATCGATTCCACCAACAACACCAATGACGAGATCGTGCAGGGTGTCAGTACCTTCTCTCGCACCTACAACACGGATCAGAATCTATCCGTCATCCTACGTGTCAGCGACGATCCAGCCGCCACGGCGGTCTGCCCGCCCAACAGTTCGCCGGCGGATCCTGCGCTGTTCAGTCTGGACATCGACGCGATCGCCTACCAGATCGTCTGCGATCCGACGGGGCCATCGGCCGCGGCGGGCACCGATCAGATCATCACGCTCAGTGGCGGCTCGGCCTCCGTCGTCCTCGACGCCAGTGGATCCAGCGACCCGGACTCCGGGATCGCTTCCTACTCGTGGAACTGCGGCAACGGAGACCCGACGATCCAGTCTCCGGTGGCGACGTGTACGTACACCAACTCGTTGACCTACACCGCGACGGTCACCGTGACCAACGGCTGCGGTCAACCCTCCACCGATACGGTTCGAGTTACGGTGACGAACCCCTGA
- the dut gene encoding dUTP diphosphatase, whose translation MKQNHHEASNVTLASTDGGAASKTTVQVRAVPGAEDLPLPSQATGDSAGFDLRANIDGVLTLQPGGRYRVATGIAIALPSGYEAQVRPRSGLAWKHGLTLLNSPGTIDADYRGEIQVILIHHGDQLFSVRRGDRIAQLVVQRLPRVTWQAVTTLPETDRGAGGFGHTGDH comes from the coding sequence ATGAAACAGAATCACCACGAGGCATCGAACGTCACCCTGGCGTCCACGGACGGGGGCGCAGCCTCCAAGACGACCGTGCAGGTTCGTGCGGTGCCGGGGGCCGAGGATCTCCCGTTACCGTCTCAGGCCACCGGAGACTCGGCGGGGTTCGACCTCCGGGCCAACATCGACGGTGTTCTGACCTTGCAACCCGGGGGTCGCTATCGTGTCGCGACGGGGATTGCCATCGCCCTTCCGTCGGGCTACGAGGCCCAGGTGCGACCTCGCAGCGGACTGGCCTGGAAGCATGGACTCACCCTGCTGAATTCCCCCGGCACCATCGACGCGGATTACCGTGGCGAGATCCAGGTGATCCTGATCCACCACGGAGACCAGCTGTTCAGCGTGAGACGGGGCGATCGGATCGCCCAGTTGGTGGTCCAACGGCTTCCGCGGGTCACCTGGCAGGCCGTCACGACCCTGCCGGAGACCGATCGGGGTGCCGGCGGCTTCGGCCACACCGGGGATCATTGA
- a CDS encoding MBL fold metallo-hydrolase: MGLRFQPLGSGSRGNAALVQFGEATLLVDAGLSARAMTRRLVEAGVEPSSVSAIVLSHEHQDHSRGAQLFSRQHQVTVACSRATLEAMDCSPEHFHRWESLPAEGNQCVAGVNVRTFPVPHDAARPVGFVLERDGLRVGVATDLGHATTLVRQRLLGCHLLMIESNYDPVLLNQGRYPWQIKQRVSGRMGHLSNAAAAALLGEVVDDRCYAVVLAHLSENNNRPELARQAASGVLAERGYARVRMRVASPRALTPALWLDHDGVREEESLR; the protein is encoded by the coding sequence GTGGGGCTTCGATTCCAACCGCTCGGCAGCGGCTCCCGTGGCAACGCCGCGCTGGTCCAGTTCGGCGAAGCGACCCTGCTGGTCGATGCGGGGCTCTCGGCCCGTGCGATGACCCGTCGGCTCGTCGAGGCCGGTGTCGAGCCGTCGTCGGTCTCTGCCATCGTGCTCTCTCACGAGCATCAGGATCACAGCCGAGGCGCTCAGCTGTTTTCCCGCCAGCATCAGGTGACCGTGGCCTGTTCCAGGGCGACCCTGGAGGCGATGGACTGTTCGCCGGAACACTTCCATCGCTGGGAGTCGCTTCCGGCCGAGGGGAACCAGTGTGTGGCCGGCGTGAACGTGAGGACGTTCCCCGTTCCCCACGACGCGGCTCGTCCGGTGGGCTTCGTTCTCGAGCGAGACGGTCTGCGGGTGGGTGTGGCGACCGACCTGGGTCACGCCACGACGCTGGTGCGTCAGCGACTGCTGGGCTGCCACCTGTTGATGATCGAATCGAACTACGACCCGGTCCTGCTGAATCAGGGACGGTATCCGTGGCAGATCAAACAACGGGTCTCCGGTCGGATGGGTCACCTGTCCAACGCGGCGGCAGCGGCGTTGCTGGGCGAGGTGGTCGATGACCGCTGTTACGCCGTGGTGCTGGCCCATCTCTCCGAGAACAACAATCGACCCGAACTGGCACGACAGGCGGCATCCGGCGTGCTGGCCGAGAGGGGGTACGCGCGGGTTCGCATGCGTGTCGCATCGCCACGCGCTCTGACCCCCGCGCTGTGGTTGGATCATGACGGTGTTCGCGAAGAGGAGAGTCTACGTTGA
- the pilO gene encoding type 4a pilus biogenesis protein PilO, translating into MNKRRIRFDIRQSARPILIGVGIWLALGLAFWFLMLQPKLEEHRALVDDSGPVRQALEVRRNQVEAVEDYSESLEQAERDLHELRDALSVRDLRAVAVQSEVETICREFGIGWDSINIENESMRAQAMERMAMIVPLTGGYSNLRKFIQAVEGSDEFLVVEQVSLGESADGSQQLILNITLTTYFEAPEALRQETRKPQGVDESAARRA; encoded by the coding sequence ATGAACAAACGACGCATCCGTTTCGATATCCGGCAGAGCGCTAGACCGATCCTGATCGGTGTGGGTATCTGGTTGGCATTGGGGCTGGCATTCTGGTTCCTGATGCTGCAACCGAAACTGGAAGAGCATCGGGCCCTGGTGGATGACAGCGGACCGGTTCGACAGGCCCTCGAGGTGCGTCGTAATCAGGTCGAGGCGGTAGAGGACTACTCCGAGAGCCTCGAGCAGGCCGAGCGCGATCTCCATGAGCTGCGCGACGCGTTGTCGGTACGAGACCTGCGCGCGGTGGCGGTTCAGTCCGAGGTCGAGACGATCTGTCGCGAATTCGGTATCGGTTGGGATTCGATCAATATCGAGAACGAGTCGATGCGAGCGCAGGCCATGGAGCGGATGGCGATGATCGTCCCGCTCACGGGTGGTTACTCCAATCTGCGGAAGTTCATCCAGGCCGTCGAGGGCTCCGACGAGTTCCTGGTGGTGGAGCAGGTCTCCCTGGGCGAGAGTGCCGATGGTAGCCAGCAGTTGATCCTCAACATCACCCTGACGACCTACTTCGAGGCCCCGGAAGCGTTGCGTCAAGAGACCCGGAAGCCCCAGGGCGTCGACGAATCCGCGGCACGGAGGGCGTGA
- a CDS encoding type II secretion system GspH family protein: protein MSKKRAKGQAGFTLVEMLVVVALIGIVAAIAVGQYGRAIDRAREATLRENLFVMRTQINNYFADKGRYPYDLHALVDDKYLRAVPQDPVTQSADTWDVIMNEVSDQDISTEPGIVDVRSGASGVSLDGTLFSDW from the coding sequence GTGAGCAAGAAGCGAGCAAAAGGTCAGGCCGGCTTTACGCTGGTCGAGATGTTGGTAGTGGTGGCCCTGATCGGTATCGTCGCGGCCATCGCGGTCGGGCAGTACGGTCGTGCCATCGATCGCGCACGAGAGGCGACGCTGAGAGAAAACCTCTTCGTCATGCGGACCCAGATCAACAACTACTTTGCCGACAAGGGCCGCTACCCCTACGACCTGCACGCGCTGGTCGACGACAAATACCTGCGAGCCGTCCCGCAGGACCCCGTCACTCAGAGTGCGGACACCTGGGACGTCATCATGAACGAAGTCTCTGACCAGGATATCTCGACCGAGCCGGGCATCGTCGATGTCCGAAGCGGTGCCTCGGGCGTTTCGCTGGACGGTACGCTCTTTTCAGATTGGTAA
- a CDS encoding ATPase, T2SS/T4P/T4SS family, whose amino-acid sequence MAEEVQLDAALQTQEDAINEEFAARKLADRLGLEYVDLEQFEIDPELFRSIPVDLMFRYNFVPRHRTETGLVVVVADPADVLMIDELELLLGTGITVSVGTSSAIQEILKKSESSQRVLEEATEGFRLQIITEDADTGEETLSIDKMTEGSSPIIKLVDSTIFNALQRRASDMHFETRDKQVVIKYRIDGVLYQAMEPIDKKFHSPIISRLKVMSELDISEKRIPQDGRFKLRIKGRTIDFRVSIVPTAHGEDCVIRVLDKESTSQEFSSLSLEVCGFEEKDKARLRRFIKEPYGMVLVTGPTGSGKTTTLYAALAEITNEEDKIITIEDPVEYQMPGITQIPVNEKKGLTFSKGLRAILRHDPDKVMVGEIRDPETAAIAIQSALTGHLVFTTVHANNVVDVVGRFLNMNVEPYNFVSALNCILAQRLVRLICEHCKQKVQATPQLLMESGLDVHRFRDWTFYEGRGCIDCNGTGYRGRTAIAELLNMSDRIREMILQRKPGSDIKRAAKEEGMTFLREAALSKAFAGKTTLYEINKVTFVD is encoded by the coding sequence ATGGCTGAAGAGGTACAACTCGACGCTGCGTTGCAGACGCAGGAAGACGCGATCAACGAAGAGTTCGCTGCGCGGAAACTCGCGGACCGTCTTGGCCTGGAGTATGTCGATCTTGAACAGTTCGAGATTGACCCCGAGCTGTTCCGCTCGATTCCCGTCGACCTGATGTTCCGTTACAACTTCGTTCCGCGTCATCGGACGGAGACGGGGCTCGTGGTGGTGGTCGCGGATCCCGCCGATGTCCTGATGATCGACGAGCTCGAGCTGCTGCTCGGCACCGGGATCACGGTCTCGGTCGGCACCTCGTCGGCGATTCAGGAGATCCTCAAGAAGAGCGAGTCGTCCCAGCGTGTGCTGGAAGAGGCGACCGAGGGCTTCCGTCTTCAGATCATCACCGAGGATGCGGACACCGGCGAAGAGACGCTGTCCATCGACAAGATGACCGAGGGGTCGTCGCCGATCATCAAGCTGGTCGACTCGACCATCTTCAACGCACTACAACGTCGCGCATCGGATATGCATTTCGAGACTCGCGACAAGCAGGTCGTGATCAAGTACCGCATCGACGGTGTGCTGTACCAGGCGATGGAGCCGATCGATAAGAAATTCCACTCACCGATCATCTCGCGTCTGAAGGTCATGTCCGAGTTGGACATCTCCGAGAAGCGAATTCCCCAGGACGGTCGGTTCAAACTTCGCATCAAGGGCAGAACGATTGACTTTCGTGTGTCGATCGTTCCGACCGCCCACGGTGAAGACTGCGTCATCCGTGTCCTGGACAAGGAATCGACCAGTCAGGAGTTCTCGTCCCTCAGCCTCGAGGTCTGTGGCTTCGAGGAGAAGGACAAGGCACGACTCCGCCGCTTCATCAAGGAACCTTACGGCATGGTCCTCGTCACGGGTCCGACGGGATCGGGTAAGACCACGACCCTCTACGCCGCGCTGGCCGAGATCACCAACGAGGAAGACAAGATCATCACCATCGAGGACCCGGTCGAGTATCAGATGCCCGGGATTACCCAGATCCCCGTCAACGAGAAGAAGGGCCTGACCTTCTCCAAGGGGCTGCGGGCGATCCTACGGCATGACCCCGACAAGGTGATGGTGGGCGAGATCCGCGATCCGGAGACCGCCGCGATCGCTATCCAGTCGGCGTTGACGGGTCATCTTGTGTTTACCACGGTCCATGCCAACAACGTCGTCGATGTGGTCGGTCGTTTCCTCAACATGAACGTCGAGCCCTACAACTTCGTCTCGGCCCTCAACTGCATCCTCGCCCAGCGGCTCGTGCGTCTGATTTGCGAGCATTGCAAGCAGAAGGTCCAGGCAACCCCGCAGCTGCTGATGGAGTCGGGCCTGGATGTCCATCGATTCCGCGACTGGACGTTCTACGAGGGTCGTGGCTGCATCGATTGCAACGGCACCGGTTACCGTGGGAGAACCGCGATCGCCGAACTACTGAACATGTCGGATCGGATTCGCGAAATGATCCTGCAACGTAAGCCGGGCTCGGACATCAAGCGCGCCGCCAAGGAAGAGGGGATGACGTTCCTTCGCGAGGCGGCGTTGTCCAAGGCCTTCGCCGGCAAGACAACCCTTTACGAGATCAACAAGGTCACCTTCGTCGACTGA
- the pilM gene encoding pilus assembly protein PilM, which translates to MATVTDILERIRTVDLESQLGLRAPSPPVVVSLVGDDLSLIRVKPSRRGKPVLEAVQSRTLSEGVVPTSIFDANPADAGKLTLTLRELLEASGTRPGRASLVLPDNLAKVSLFTLPERPANRRVLDELVRAKMRKAIPFRLKEASLSYESLPSEGKGVTMLVVVVRRSLTDRFEQAFEACGCRLGLIDLSTPNLLNLCREKVTEAGDGDTAILNCAGTHFSLVIMRNQNIIFYRSKSLAQEPGEGMAANSGLLRELSSSFSYYEEKLGGEGVGRVILRNVANDNDALEARLGQIGCGRIETLTSSDAIDLAPGVGFSGSQATVLAPAIGVVAGRG; encoded by the coding sequence ATGGCAACCGTTACCGACATCTTGGAACGCATTCGCACCGTCGATCTGGAGTCGCAACTCGGGTTGCGGGCTCCGTCGCCGCCGGTCGTCGTCTCTCTGGTGGGGGACGACCTGTCGTTGATCCGCGTCAAACCGTCCCGTCGCGGGAAGCCGGTTCTCGAGGCGGTGCAGAGTCGAACACTGTCCGAGGGTGTCGTCCCCACCTCGATCTTCGACGCCAATCCGGCGGACGCCGGCAAGCTCACGCTGACGTTGCGCGAACTCCTGGAGGCCAGCGGGACGCGTCCAGGGCGTGCGTCCCTGGTGCTCCCCGACAACCTGGCCAAGGTCAGCCTGTTCACGTTGCCGGAGCGGCCGGCCAATCGTCGAGTCCTCGACGAGCTGGTGCGAGCGAAGATGCGCAAGGCGATCCCGTTTCGTCTCAAGGAGGCCAGCCTCTCGTACGAGTCGCTGCCGTCCGAGGGCAAGGGCGTAACGATGCTTGTCGTGGTTGTGCGGCGCTCCCTCACGGACCGCTTCGAGCAGGCCTTCGAGGCCTGTGGCTGTCGTCTCGGCTTGATCGATCTCAGCACCCCTAACCTACTAAACCTCTGCCGGGAGAAGGTGACCGAAGCCGGGGACGGGGACACGGCGATCCTCAACTGTGCGGGGACCCACTTCTCGCTGGTCATCATGCGAAATCAAAACATCATCTTCTATCGCAGCAAGTCCCTGGCCCAGGAGCCCGGCGAGGGGATGGCCGCCAACAGCGGGCTGCTCCGTGAGCTGTCCAGTTCCTTCTCGTACTACGAGGAGAAGCTCGGCGGGGAGGGCGTCGGCCGGGTCATCCTGCGCAACGTCGCCAACGACAACGACGCTTTGGAGGCGCGGTTGGGTCAGATCGGCTGTGGGCGGATCGAGACGCTGACCTCTTCCGACGCGATCGACTTGGCACCGGGAGTCGGCTTCAGTGGCTCTCAGGCGACGGTCCTGGCGCCGGCCATCGGCGTCGTGGCGGGGAGGGGCTAG
- a CDS encoding type II secretion system GspH family protein, protein MFKRRQRGRGQRGVTLVELVAVTAVLAVMASVALPVANTMLKRRKEVVLRRNLREIREAIDKFQFDTERYEGLKTQVLSATNEEGYPEELKWLYEGVDIGDAAGTKIKYLRRLPIDPMTGSDEWGTRSSRDEPGSLFSDGINIMDVYSLSEAVGLNDVPYSEW, encoded by the coding sequence GTGTTCAAACGGCGACAGCGGGGGCGCGGCCAACGGGGTGTCACCCTGGTGGAGCTGGTCGCCGTCACGGCGGTCCTCGCGGTGATGGCGTCCGTGGCCCTTCCCGTCGCCAACACCATGCTCAAGCGTCGCAAGGAGGTCGTCCTACGACGCAACCTGCGCGAGATACGTGAGGCCATCGATAAGTTCCAGTTCGATACCGAACGCTACGAGGGGCTGAAGACCCAGGTCCTCAGCGCCACCAACGAAGAAGGCTATCCGGAAGAGTTGAAATGGCTCTACGAAGGGGTCGATATCGGCGACGCCGCCGGGACCAAGATCAAGTACCTCCGTCGGTTGCCGATCGATCCGATGACCGGGTCCGACGAGTGGGGTACCCGGTCGAGTCGCGACGAACCCGGTTCGCTGTTTTCCGATGGCATCAACATCATGGACGTCTACAGCCTCTCCGAGGCGGTGGGACTGAATGATGTGCCGTACTCGGAGTGGTAG